The sequence GGCCGACGTGGTCAACGCCTTCTACCGTGCGTGCGATTTGCCGGCGGATATCCGCGCTGAAAGCCATATCGCCCTGGACGAGCGGCACTCCCAGCCCTGGGCGCAGGTCGAAGCGCTGGCCGCACACTTCCAGCACCACCTGGCCAGCCAGGGCCTGGAGCTGCCGCCGCTTTAGTTTCATTCGCCCGGCGGCGCTCGCCGGGCTCGTTCTGCCAAGGAGTCTCACGGCATGGAACAGGGTTCCAATTATCTGCAATCGGCGGTGATCTTCCTCATCGCCACCGTCTTCATGGTGCCGCTGGCCAAGCGCCTGCAACTGGGCGCGGTGCTCGGCTACCTGCTCGCCGGGGTGCTGATCGGTCCTTCGGTACTGCGCCTGATCGACAACCCGGAAAGCGTCGCCAGCCTCTCCGAGCTGGGCGTGGTGCTGCTGCTGTTCATTATCGGCCTGGAGCTTTCGCCCAAGCGTCTGTGGGTGATGCGCAGGGCGGTGTTCGGCATCGGCCTGGCGCAGGTGCTGCTCACCGCGCTGGTGATAGGCGCGCTGGTTCACCTGTCATTCGAGTTGCCGCTGAATACCGCGGTAGTGCTCGGTGGCGGCCTGGCGTTGTCATCAACGGCCTTCGGCCTGCAGATCCTCGCCGAACGCAAGGAACTGAACAGCCCGCACGGGCGCCTGGCCTTCGCCATCCTGCTGTTCCAGGACATAGCCGCGATCCCGCTGATCGCCATGGTCTCGCTGCCCGGCGCGCGCGCCGACGAAACGGCGGCGGGTGGCGACTGGCGCCATGTCATCGAAGTGGTCGGCAGCATCGCCGTGGTGGTCATCGGTGGCCGATACCTTCTGCGTCCGGTGTTCCGCGTGGTCGCGCGTACCGGCATGCCTGACCTATCGACGGCCACCGCCTTGCTGGTGGTGGTCGGCACCGCCTGGCTGATGGAGCACGCTGGCGTGTCCATGGGCCTGGGCGCCTTCCTCGCCGGCCTGCTGCTGGCCGACTCCGAATACCGCCACGAGCTGGAATCGCAGATAGAGCCGTTCAAGGGGCTGTTGCTGGGCCTGTTCTTCATCAGCGTGGGGATGAGCGCCGATCTCGGGTTGCTGCTCAGCTCGCCGCTGTGGGTGCTGGGCCTGACCCTGCTGCTGATCGGCATCAAGCTGCCGCTGCTGTACCTGCTCGGCCGCCTCAGTGGTGGTCTCGACAACCAGAGCGCACTGCGCCTGGGCATCGTCCTCGCCGCCGGCGGTGAGTTCGCCTTCGTGCTGTTCAAGCTGGCTCACGCCGAAGGGTTGATGGACTCGGGCATGTACGGCCGGCTGGTGCTGTGCATCACCCTGTCGATGGCGGTGACGCCGCTGCTGGTGCTGCTCGCCGGGCGCATGATCAAGGCCAAGCCGGAGCCCAAGGGCGAACCGCCGGAGGAGTACACACGCATCGAAGGCGATACACCGCGCGTGGTGATCGCCGGCATGGGCCGGATGGGCCAGGTGATCGCGCGGATCATGCGGGCGCAGCGTGTTCCCTTCATTGCCCTCGACACCTCGGTGGAGAGCATCGAGCTCAGTCGCAGCTACGGGAGTATCCCGATCTTCTACGGCGACCCGCTACGGCCGGAGATCCTGCGGGCGGCGCAGGTCGACAAGGCGGAGTTCTTCGTCGTCGCCACCGACGATCCGCAGGTCAACATCGACACCGCGCGGCTGGTGCGCAAGCTCTATCCGCACGTGAAGATCATCGCCCGCGCGCGCAACCGCCAGCACGTCTACCACCTGCTCGATGCCGGCGCGAGCCCGGTGCGCGAGCTGTTCCATTCGAGCCTGGAAATGAGCCGGCGGGTGCTGGTGGAGATGGGGCTGAGCGAGGAGCAGGCATTGGCGCGCATCCGCCGCTTCCGCCGTCACGACGAGGACGTGCTGATGGCGCAGTACAAGGTCTACGACGACGCCGCGGCGGTGATCCAGACCGCCCGCGAGGCGCGCCTGGAGCTGGAGACCCTGTTCGAGGCCGACCAGCTGGAGGATCAGGGCGTTCGCTGAGGTTCAGCCGCGCACGCGACGGCGCGGCGGCGCATCGATGCGGATCGGCTCGCCGGGCGAGCGCAGGGTCAGCACCGCGATCACGGTCAGCAGCAGGGTGCCGGCCAGGCCGATGGCGCCCATGGCGACATAGAGCAGCAGCTCCGCCAGGGAGCCGACGATGAGCAAGAAATCCAGGGCTGCCTGCATGATGCGATCCTCCAGTGCCTCGTTCGGGATGCGGGGCGGTCCGGTGAATGCACGCACTGGCTGCCTCGTTCGCCCCGACCATCGATTCGCGGGGCTTGGGCGAATGCTCGCCTGGCCAGGTTCTGAAGAGAATTGAATCTGCCTGCTGGTGACTATCGACGCCGTCGATGGTGCTGAAGCCCTGGAGTCCGGGAGGTAGGGTGCATAACCGCAAGGCGGTTATGCACCCTCGGTGAGATTCAGAAGCGCTCGTTGGGCAGCAGGTAACGCCACTGCCCGGCTTCCAGCTTGCCCATGGATACGCCGCCCAGGCGCAAGCGACGGATCGCCTCGACCTGCAGGCCCACCGCGCGGCACATGTGGCCGATCTGCCCGGGACGGAAGCCCTTGCCGGCGAAGCGCAGGCGCGTTTCGTTCTGCCAGCTCACCTTCAGCGGCGGCAGCGGCTTGCCTTCGTAGCTCAGGCCGTGGCGCAGGCGCTCCAGGCCGTTGGCGGCGATTTGGCCGCTGACCTCTACAACGTACTCGTGCTCGACGCTGGCCGCGTCCTCGACCAGGCGGCGCAGCACGCCGCGGCTCTGGGTGTAGATCATCAGGCCGCTGGCGTCGGTTTCCAGGGCGGTGGTCGATTCCTGGTGGGCGAAGTGCTTGCGCAGCAGGCGCATGCCGCTGGCGTCTTCGGGCCAACGGCGTTCGGCGCTGAGCAGTTGCTGCGCCGAGTTGGCGCCATTGCCGCTGCCGTAGCCGACCGGCTTGTTCAGCAGGAGGGTCACCGGGTGGATCGGATCGGGGCGGGCGCCGGGGAGCAGCTCGATGCGCTGGTCGGTGACGCGGAAGTGCGCCTCCTCGACAGGTTGGCCGTCCACCGTGACCCAGCCGCCCTCGATATACAGCTCGGCCTCGCGGCGCGAGCAGGGGAGGAGTTCGGCGAGGCGTTTGGACAGGCGGACGGCTTCGGTCATGACGGGCTGCGAATTGCGGAAAGGGCGCCCATTGTAGCCGTTGCGGCGCCCGTGATGCTGGTCATTGACTGGTGCCAGGCTCGGTTGCCGGCGCGCGGTCGCGGACCCAGGCCATGAACAGCTGGAAGCCCAGGGCGAGGAACACCGGGCCGATGAACAGGCCGATGATGCCGCCGGTGATCATGCCGCCCAGCGCGCCGATGAGGATCACCGGCATTGGCACAGCGACCCCGCGGCCGAGCATCAGCGGCTTGAGCACGTTGTCCGAGAGCCCGGCCAGGACCGTCCAGATGGTGAAGATCACCGCGCTGACGGTGCCGTAGTCGCCGCTCCAGAACACGTAGCCGACCGCCGGCAGGGAGACCAGCGCCACCGGCATCTGCACGATGCCCAGCAGCAGCACACCCAGCGAGAGCAGGCCGGCGCCGGGAATACCCATGACGATGAAGCCCAGGCCCAGCAGCAGCGTCTGGATGAAGGCCACGCCGACCACGCCCTGGGCCACCGCGCGGATGGTCGAGGTGCACAGCGCGGCGAGCTCCGGGCCGCGTTCCGGGCCGGAGATGCGGGTTGCGATGTCCTCGGCGGTTTTCGTGCCGAGCGGGCCGTAGACCATGATCACGCAGGCCACGAGGAAGGCGCCGAGGAATTGCATGAGCTCGATACCGACGCCGGCGACCTTGCCCAGCATCACCTTGGCCACCCCTTGCAGGTGCGGTGCCGCCTGCTGCGCGACGCCGAGGAAGTCCTGCGCCACGCGCTGCCAGGCGCTGAACACGTAAGGGCCGACCAGCGGCCAGTCTGCGACGCCTTCCGGCGGGGTAGGCACATGAAGGTCGCCGGCCTGGAAGCGGTGAACCAGGTCGGCCACCGAATCGGCGATGGAGAAGCCGATCATCACCACCGGCACCAGCAGCAGCGCCAGTCCGAACAGCGCCAGGAGCGACGAGGCGAGCACCGCGCGCTGGCCGAGCAGGCGTTGCAGCAGCAACTGCAGCGGGTAAAGGGTGACGGCGAGGATCAGCGCCCAGAGCATCAGGTCGAGGAAGGGATGGAAGATGCGATAGCAGAACACGGCCAGCAGCAGGATCAGGCCGGCGCGGATCAGCACGTCGAGCAGGTTACGGGATTGCAATCGGTCTGCCGGGGGCAGCATGGCCTCGCTCCTTTGAAGCTCTGAAAAAAGTGCACAGAGCATTGGTCGAGATTGGCCGATTGCCAAGCCTGAACTTGGAAAGTTCTACGTAAACGGGTGGGATGCGACGGGGCGTGCCCGGCGCTTGCCCGCGATTCGCCGTGTTCGGCGTTGCGGCACCGGGCCGCGTCGCGGGCAAGTTCGCTTCAGGACGAAGCGAAGGGCGGGGGATTACTTGCGGTCGAGGCTGATGTGACGGCTGACGGCGCCGCCAGGCTGACCAGTAACGCCCTTGGCGATCTCCTGGATCTCGCCGCCAGCGTTGAGGAACGCGGCTACCTGGGCTTCCAGGGACTCACGGCTGGTGACGGCCGCGGCGGGTTTCGGGGTGGCTTTCTGCCGGGTGGCGGGCTTGCGGATCATGCTTGCCATTACCTTTAAATCGCAAAACGGCCGGCCAGTATACAGGAACGGCGCCGCCTCCGGGGCAGAAACTGCCCGAACGGTCACGGGCCCCGGCGTCGCCGTCGTCCGATACGGGTGCTAACCTCGACGCTTCCAACCGCGCAGCGAGTCCTCCATGTCCCTGCTTTCCTCCCGTCAGCGCACGGCTTTGCGCCTGGCTCGCGGGTTTCTCGCCCCCTACCGCTGGCAAGCCGCCGGAGCCCTGCTGGCGCTGGTGGTGACGGCGGCCATCACGCTGTCGCTGGGGCAGGGCATCCGCCTGCTGGTCGACCAGGGCTTCATGACCCAGTCGCAGCAGCTGCTGAACCGTTCCATCGGGCTGTTCTTCCTGCTCGTGCTTGGGTTGGCGGTAGGCTCCTTCGCACGCTTCTACCTGGTGTCTTGGATTGGCGAGCGGGTGGTTGCCGACATGCGCAGGCGGGTCTTCGACCACCTGATCGAATTGCACCCCGGCTTCTATGAAAGCAACCGCGCTTCGGAGATCCAGTCGCGGCTGACCGCCGACACCACGTTGCTGCAGACGGTAATCGGCGCGTCCTTGTCGATGGCATTGCGCAACGCGTTGATGCTGGTCGGCGGAGTGATACTGATGTTCGTCACCAACGCCAAGCTCACCAGCATCGTGGTCGCCGCGCTGCCGCTGGTGATCGCGCCCATCCTGCTGTTCGGTCGCCGCGTGCGCGAGCTGTCGCGGCAGAGCCAGGATCGCGTTGCCGATGTTGGCAGCTACGTCGGCGAAACCCTCGGCCAGATCAAGACGGTGCAGGCCTACAACCACCAGGCGCAGGACCGCGAGCGCTTCGGCGCCACCGTGGAGGCCGCCTTCGCCACGGCGCGCAAGCGCATCCTGCAGCGGGCCTGGCTGGTCAGCGTGGTCATCCTCCTGGTGCTGGGCGCGGTCGGGGTGATGCTCTGGGTCGGCGGCATGGACGTGATCGCCGGGCGCATCAGCGCCGGCGCGCTGGCCGCCTTCGTGTTCTACAGCCTGCTGGTCGGCATGGCGTTCGGCACCTTGAGCGAGGTACTTGGCGAACTGCAGCGGGCCGCTGGTGCTGCCGAGCGCATAGCCGAACTGCTGCGTGCGCGCAGCGAAATCGTCCCGCCGACCAGCGACCTGCTGCAGCTACCAGAACGCGTGGAAGGGCGCATCGAACTGCGAGGCCTGCGTTTCGCCTATCCGACGCGTGCCCAGCACTGGGCTATCGACGGTATCGATCTGGACGTGCGCCCCGGCGAGACCCTGGCCCTGGTCGGGCCATCCGGCGCCGGCAAGTCGACGCTGTTTGACCTGCTGCTGCGTTTCTTCGATCCGCAGCACGGCGAAATTCGTATCGACGGCCGCCCCATCGCTCGCCTCGATCCGCGCGATTTGCGGCGCTGCTTTGCGCTGGTGTCGCAGAGTCCGGCGCTGTTCTACGGCACGGTGGAAGAGAACCTGCGCTACGGCCGTCCAGAGGCTAGCGATGCCGAGGTTCAGGCCGCGGCCCGTGCGGCGCATGCCGACGAATTCATCCGTCGCTTGCCGGATGGCTACCGCACGCACCTGGGCGAGAGCGGCGTCGGCCTTTCCGGTGGCCAGCGCCAACGCCTGGCGATCGCCCGCGCCTTGTTGGTAGACGCGCCCATCCTGTTGCTCGACGAAGCCACCAGCGCCCTCGATGCGGAAAGCGAACACCTGATCCAGCAGGCCTTGCCGGGTTTGATGAGCGGGCGCACTACACTGGTCATCGCCCACCGATTGGCCACGGTGCTGGGTGCCGACCGCATCGCAGTGATCGATCAAGGTCGCCTGCTGGCGCTGGGCAGCCACGCCGAACTGGTGGCCGGTAACCCGCTGTACGCGCGCCTGGCGGAATTGCAGTTCGGCCAGGCGCAGAGCGTGTAGAATGCCCCCCCTTTACCCGGAGTAGCGCAGATGGCAGCCATCGGCCGTTTCAATTCCCTGCAGGTGGTCAAGCACACCGAATTCGGCCTCTACCTCGATGGCGGCCCACACGGCGAGATCCTCCTGCCCAAGCGCTACGTGCCCAAGGACGAACCCACCGAGCCCGGCGAGTGGCTCAACGTGTTCGTCTACCTCGACAGCGAGGACCGGGTGATCGCCACCACCCTCAAGCCGCACGTACAGGTCGGCGGCTTTGCCAGCCTCAAGGTGGTGGAGGTCAACCGCATCGGCCTGTTCCTCGACTGGGGCCTGCCCAAGGACCTGTTGCTGCCTCACTCAGAAGAGAAGCGCCCGCTGCAGGTCGGCGACTACTGCGTGGTCTATTGCTACCTCGACGAGCGCACCCGCCGCATCACCGCCACCGCGCGCCTGGACCGCTACCTGGACACCACTCCGGCGAACTATCGCGCCGGCCAGGAAGTGGACCTGCTGGTGGTCGAGCGCACCGACCTCGGCTTCAAGGCGATCATCGACGGCAAGCATTGGGGACTTATCCACAAGAACGAGCTGTTCAAGTTCGTCCGCAACGGCATGAGCGAGAAAGGCTACATCAAGGAAGTGCGCGCCGACGGCAAGATCAGCCTGAGCCTGCAGCCAGTCGGCCAGGCCGCGCGCGACGACCTCGGCGAGCAGATTCTCGAAGCGTTGCGCCAGGCCGGCGGGCGCCTGGAGCTGTCCGACAAGAGCGCACCGGAGGACATCAGCCGTGCCTTCGGGGTCAGCAAGGGCAATTTCAAGAAGGCCATCGGTGGCCTGTTCAAGCAGGGCCTGATCGCCATCCAGGACGACCACATCGAGCTGCGCTGAGCTTAGGCACGCAGCTCCCCTCGGGCGCCAAAGGCACCCATATCCAGCCTTTTCTCCCGGTCGCCACGCGGCTACCGGGACGCCCTCACATCATGCGGCGGAAGCGATGCCAGGCCTGTTCCCAGGCCAGCACCCAGCGCGGCATGGCCTGGCCGAAGCCGGCGATCTCCAGGCGCGGATGGTGGCTGACCACCATGTCCAGCAGCGGCTCCTGTTCCGGACGCACATCGACGAAGAACACGTGCTGGCCGGACTTCAGCGGCTGGCCGAAGCGGCGCACGTCACCGCTGGGGCGCTGCAGGCCGAAGAAGCTGCCTTCCCACAGGCTGAAGCCGAGCAGCACGGCAGCCAGGAACAGCACCGGAACCCAGCCCGCCGCGGTTTCGCTCCAGCCGGCGAAGTAGCCGATCACCAGCACCGCCACGGCCAGCGTCAGGCCGATGGCCAGGCCGTACTTGCCACCGCGCACCACGTCCTTGCGCATGACGTCGGGGACTTCGTGCAGGTGCCGCTGGTCGAGCTGCGCGTCCTGCTCGCTGAGCACGTGCATCTGCTCCATCTCGATGCCCTTGTCCTGCAGTTCGTGTTCCAGGTTTTCCAGTTCGTCCAGGTTGTCGCTGATGTAGTAATGCCTGTTCATGAGATACCTCCAGGACATTCCCCCAACTTCCCCCAGTGGAACCATCGAAATATCGCCGCAGATCCCACTGGGATCGCGGCTTTTCGCAACCTTTGACACCTTTGAATTCTAGCACCCGGCCCCTCTCGCGGAGCCCCGCGCGACGGGCGTTGCGGCGCTTGCAGGAAGGCGCGCGCAGGCGGAGGATGCCGGTTCCCTAACGTGCACATGGAGCCTGGCGGCATGATCCGCGAGATTCTCAAGATGGGTGACGACCGGCTGCTGCGCGTCGCGCCGCCGGTACCGTCCGAACTGTTCGGCAGCGCCGAGCTGCAACAGCTGATCGACGACATGTTCGACACCATGGCCCATGCTGGCGGCGTTGGTCTGGCCGCGCCGCAGATCGGTGTCGACCTGCAGCTGGTGATCTTCGGCTTCGAGCGCAGCGAGCGTTACCCGGACGCACCGCCCGTGCCGCCGACCATCCTGCTCAACCCGGTCAT is a genomic window of Pseudomonas knackmussii B13 containing:
- a CDS encoding ABC transporter transmembrane domain-containing protein: MSLLSSRQRTALRLARGFLAPYRWQAAGALLALVVTAAITLSLGQGIRLLVDQGFMTQSQQLLNRSIGLFFLLVLGLAVGSFARFYLVSWIGERVVADMRRRVFDHLIELHPGFYESNRASEIQSRLTADTTLLQTVIGASLSMALRNALMLVGGVILMFVTNAKLTSIVVAALPLVIAPILLFGRRVRELSRQSQDRVADVGSYVGETLGQIKTVQAYNHQAQDRERFGATVEAAFATARKRILQRAWLVSVVILLVLGAVGVMLWVGGMDVIAGRISAGALAAFVFYSLLVGMAFGTLSEVLGELQRAAGAAERIAELLRARSEIVPPTSDLLQLPERVEGRIELRGLRFAYPTRAQHWAIDGIDLDVRPGETLALVGPSGAGKSTLFDLLLRFFDPQHGEIRIDGRPIARLDPRDLRRCFALVSQSPALFYGTVEENLRYGRPEASDAEVQAAARAAHADEFIRRLPDGYRTHLGESGVGLSGGQRQRLAIARALLVDAPILLLDEATSALDAESEHLIQQALPGLMSGRTTLVIAHRLATVLGADRIAVIDQGRLLALGSHAELVAGNPLYARLAELQFGQAQSV
- a CDS encoding rRNA pseudouridine synthase is translated as MTEAVRLSKRLAELLPCSRREAELYIEGGWVTVDGQPVEEAHFRVTDQRIELLPGARPDPIHPVTLLLNKPVGYGSGNGANSAQQLLSAERRWPEDASGMRLLRKHFAHQESTTALETDASGLMIYTQSRGVLRRLVEDAASVEHEYVVEVSGQIAANGLERLRHGLSYEGKPLPPLKVSWQNETRLRFAGKGFRPGQIGHMCRAVGLQVEAIRRLRLGGVSMGKLEAGQWRYLLPNERF
- a CDS encoding CvfB family protein, producing MAAIGRFNSLQVVKHTEFGLYLDGGPHGEILLPKRYVPKDEPTEPGEWLNVFVYLDSEDRVIATTLKPHVQVGGFASLKVVEVNRIGLFLDWGLPKDLLLPHSEEKRPLQVGDYCVVYCYLDERTRRITATARLDRYLDTTPANYRAGQEVDLLVVERTDLGFKAIIDGKHWGLIHKNELFKFVRNGMSEKGYIKEVRADGKISLSLQPVGQAARDDLGEQILEALRQAGGRLELSDKSAPEDISRAFGVSKGNFKKAIGGLFKQGLIAIQDDHIELR
- a CDS encoding AI-2E family transporter, with amino-acid sequence MLPPADRLQSRNLLDVLIRAGLILLLAVFCYRIFHPFLDLMLWALILAVTLYPLQLLLQRLLGQRAVLASSLLALFGLALLLVPVVMIGFSIADSVADLVHRFQAGDLHVPTPPEGVADWPLVGPYVFSAWQRVAQDFLGVAQQAAPHLQGVAKVMLGKVAGVGIELMQFLGAFLVACVIMVYGPLGTKTAEDIATRISGPERGPELAALCTSTIRAVAQGVVGVAFIQTLLLGLGFIVMGIPGAGLLSLGVLLLGIVQMPVALVSLPAVGYVFWSGDYGTVSAVIFTIWTVLAGLSDNVLKPLMLGRGVAVPMPVILIGALGGMITGGIIGLFIGPVFLALGFQLFMAWVRDRAPATEPGTSQ
- a CDS encoding monovalent cation:proton antiporter-2 (CPA2) family protein, with translation MEQGSNYLQSAVIFLIATVFMVPLAKRLQLGAVLGYLLAGVLIGPSVLRLIDNPESVASLSELGVVLLLFIIGLELSPKRLWVMRRAVFGIGLAQVLLTALVIGALVHLSFELPLNTAVVLGGGLALSSTAFGLQILAERKELNSPHGRLAFAILLFQDIAAIPLIAMVSLPGARADETAAGGDWRHVIEVVGSIAVVVIGGRYLLRPVFRVVARTGMPDLSTATALLVVVGTAWLMEHAGVSMGLGAFLAGLLLADSEYRHELESQIEPFKGLLLGLFFISVGMSADLGLLLSSPLWVLGLTLLLIGIKLPLLYLLGRLSGGLDNQSALRLGIVLAAGGEFAFVLFKLAHAEGLMDSGMYGRLVLCITLSMAVTPLLVLLAGRMIKAKPEPKGEPPEEYTRIEGDTPRVVIAGMGRMGQVIARIMRAQRVPFIALDTSVESIELSRSYGSIPIFYGDPLRPEILRAAQVDKAEFFVVATDDPQVNIDTARLVRKLYPHVKIIARARNRQHVYHLLDAGASPVRELFHSSLEMSRRVLVEMGLSEEQALARIRRFRRHDEDVLMAQYKVYDDAAAVIQTAREARLELETLFEADQLEDQGVR
- a CDS encoding magnesium transporter encodes the protein MNRHYYISDNLDELENLEHELQDKGIEMEQMHVLSEQDAQLDQRHLHEVPDVMRKDVVRGGKYGLAIGLTLAVAVLVIGYFAGWSETAAGWVPVLFLAAVLLGFSLWEGSFFGLQRPSGDVRRFGQPLKSGQHVFFVDVRPEQEPLLDMVVSHHPRLEIAGFGQAMPRWVLAWEQAWHRFRRMM